Part of the Kitasatospora sp. NBC_01266 genome, CCGGCGACCCGGGCCCGCAGCACGCCGGCCACGGCCCGCGCCGAGAGCAGCGGCCCACCGTCCTCGCCACCCGCCACCGCCGGCGCGGGGCCGAAGCCGGCCGGCAGCAGCACGACCCGTCCGGCGCCGAGCCGGCGGCAGCGCTCGACGCCCTCGGCGAGGTCCGGATCGCCGCCCTCGAAGGCCACTTCCACCCAGCGATGCGTCCGGTACTGGCGTACCAGCCGGGCGATCCGGAACAACTCGGCGTCCTCGAACGGTCCGGAGCGGGGAGCGGTGACGAGCACGGCGGTCTGCTCGGTCGCGGCAGAAGCATTAGCGGAAGCAGCGGAAGCAGCAGCGGCAGTGGCAGCGCGCTCGGCGGCGGCGCGCAACCAGCCGATCAGATGGGCGGGTTCGCCGAACGGAGCGCAGAGCGCCAGTCGACCGGTCCCGGCCGCCCCGGTGAGCCGGCGCAGCGTCCGGGCGGTGTCGGCGACCAGCCGGGGATCGCGCCCCAAGGTCATCGGCACCACGCAGACCGGGCGCTCCGAGCCGGCCAGCGCCCGATCGACGGCGGCCGCCAGCTCCCGGCCCACGCCGACCGCGCCGGCGGCGATCCCATCCCGGACCAGCGGACGCAGTCGGTCGGCGGCGCCGCTCTCGTGCCCGCCGACCAGCAGCACCGAGGCGGCCGGAGCTTCCGCCCTGGTGCGCGCGGCGGCGTCCGTGGCGGCGTTCGCGCAGGCGTGCGGCATGGCTCAGGCACCGACCGGATCGTGGCAGGAGACCAGCTTGCTGCCGTCCACGAACGCGGCCTCGATCTGCAGCAGCGGCAGCATCTCCCGCACACCGGGCAGCACCTCGTCGCCGGCGACGATCTTCTTGCCGATCTCCATGCACTCGGCGACGGTCCGGCCGTCCCTGGCGGACTCCAGGATCGCCTCGCTGATCAGCGCCACGGCCTCGCTGTAGTTCAGCTT contains:
- a CDS encoding urease subunit gamma, which translates into the protein MNLAPREIDKLYVYVVADLARRRRDRGVKLNYSEAVALISEAILESARDGRTVAECMEIGKKIVAGDEVLPGVREMLPLLQIEAAFVDGSKLVSCHDPVGA
- a CDS encoding cobalamin biosynthesis protein CbiX, whose translation is MPHACANAATDAAARTRAEAPAASVLLVGGHESGAADRLRPLVRDGIAAGAVGVGRELAAAVDRALAGSERPVCVVPMTLGRDPRLVADTARTLRRLTGAAGTGRLALCAPFGEPAHLIGWLRAAAERAATAAAASAASANASAATEQTAVLVTAPRSGPFEDAELFRIARLVRQYRTHRWVEVAFEGGDPDLAEGVERCRRLGAGRVVLLPAGFGPAPAVAGGEDGGPLLSARAVAGVLRARVAGALDRLRRQEDGIATGLDAEHGHGFPHSHGPADHHQHPHPHHHPNSTAEKR